A genomic region of Drosophila kikkawai strain 14028-0561.14 chromosome X, DkikHiC1v2, whole genome shotgun sequence contains the following coding sequences:
- the LOC108079311 gene encoding repetitive organellar protein-like, protein MDPVNANDFSINQLRNWCSAFNLATHGSKSTLAARLSEVHFRGKCPSMPNETCSNKKRQPNLNESANAENVSELDNKSNEKANAQNIPETDEKANEATLNEREEKANEAAINEREEEPNEATMSERGEEPNEMANDGEEESNEMANYDEGGESEEDANDEPNEEHKEADVNEGQGKAELKRAAKNEQKNLEKSEEMQDNEENAKDGKQLYFLNDIQQKLAIENAFQKEKLKLMARELELMNFERELLRRENDLLRASERVSERETSCKVTKDDEIPFQSIKEMLPDFDGHTNVSVWRTHINVLKMTYGLTENKLRSLIFSKVKGDAQAWVYSKPELANEKVDTLSASMEKAFLPKESAITLRKKLEARKWQTNESFTSYFNTKVTLSNGLEMPECELIDYIIHGISDRQIRTSANMMCFKEKDALLSALQHVNLVAPRSGGATNNSGKIEKPVFRCYNCNCLGHIASDCRKPKREVGACFVCGKMGHLAAACEENKKTSSPATRRDDYNAS, encoded by the exons ATGGATCCGGTTAACGCAAATGATTTTTCGATTAACCAACTGCGCAATTGGTGTTCGGCTTTTAACTTGGCCACTCACGGCAGTAAGAGTACGTTGGCAGCAAGGTTGAGTGAAGTGCATTTTCGCGGAAAATGTCCGAGTATGCCAAACGAAACATGTTCCAACAAAAAGAGACAACCAAATTTAAACGAATCGGCGAATGCAGAGAATGTTTCAGAATTAGACAATAAATCAAACGAAAAGGCGAATGCACAGAATATTCCAGAAACAGACGAGAAAGCAAACGAAGCGACGCTAAACGAACGAGAAGAAAAAGCAAACGAAGCGGCGATAAACGAACGAGAGGAAGAACCGAACGAAGCGACGATGAGCGAACGAGGGGAAGAACCAAATGAAATGGCAAACGACGGAGAAGAAGAATCAAATGAGATGGCAAACTACGATGAAGGTGGAGAATCAGAGGAAGATGCAAACGACGAGCCAAATGAGGAGCATAAGGAAGCTGATGTAAACGAAGGACAAGGGAAAGCAGAATTAAaaagagcagctaaaaacgagcagaaaaatctagaaaaatctGAAGAAATGCAGGACAATGAAGAGAATGCAAAGGACGGAAAGcaattgtattttttgaaCGACATTCAACAAAAATTGGCGATCGAAAATGCTTTCCAGAaggagaaattaaaattaatggccAGAGAATTGGAGCTGATGAATTTTGAGAGAGAGCTACTGCGGAGGGAGAACGATTTATTGAGAGCGTCTGAGAGAGTAAGCGAGAGAGAGACATCGTGCAAAGTTACAAAAGATGATGAAATTCCTTTTCAAAGCATAAAGGAAATGTTGCCAGATTTCGACGGCCACACAAATGTTAGTGTTTGGCGCACACATATAAACGTATTAAAAATGACGTATGGATTAACGGAGAATAAGTTACGGTCGCTAATATTTAGCAAAGTTAAAGGTGATGCGCAAGCCTGGGTGTACTCAAAGCCTGAGCTTGCAAATGAGAAGGTTGATACCCTATCGGCATCGATGGAGAAAGCTTTTCTACCAAAAGAGAGTGCCATTACACTGCGCAAGAAGCTCGAAGCAcgcaaatggcaaacaaacgAATCGTTCACTTCTTACTTTAATACTAAAGTAACACTGTCAAATGGATTAGAAATGCCGGAGTGCGAGTTAATTGATTACATCATCCACGGTATATCCGATCGTCAAATACGCACAAGCGCCAACATGATGTGTTTCAAGGAGAAGGATGCCCTGCTGTCAGCCTTACAGCATGTTAATTTAGTAGCTCCAAGATCTGGAGGGGCTACTAATAATTCAGGAAAAATCGAGAAGCCAGTTTTCCGCTGCTACAATTGCAATTGTTTGGGACATATCGCCTCAGATTGCCGCAAACCTAAAAGAGAAGTTGGAGCCTGTTTTGTGTGCGGAAAAATGGGTCACCTTGCTGCGGCCTGTGAAGAAAACAAGAAGACGTCGTCCCCAGCCACTCGCAGAGATGATTAT AATGCCTCTTAG